A single genomic interval of Argonema galeatum A003/A1 harbors:
- a CDS encoding diheme cytochrome C: MSRRLQQQVRAKFIQRWQDWRIGYVAYKKSPIVVFMLLLVWSIALGWGFTLITQLPGETQPAAEISPTGTVDLVPERYQLGQELYLKNCATCHIGIPPAVLPTETWRDILQDEQHYGKKLTPLIDPERLLVWEYLRTFSRTQTAEEERTPYRIAQSRYFKALHPRVKLPQPVTMGSCLSCHSKADGYDFRSLTSEWQNAP, translated from the coding sequence ATGTCGCGGCGTCTACAGCAGCAGGTAAGGGCAAAATTTATACAACGATGGCAAGATTGGCGAATCGGCTACGTAGCATATAAAAAATCGCCCATCGTTGTGTTTATGTTGCTCTTAGTCTGGAGTATAGCTTTAGGGTGGGGATTTACACTGATAACCCAACTTCCTGGTGAAACTCAACCAGCGGCTGAAATATCTCCTACAGGCACCGTTGACCTTGTACCCGAACGCTATCAACTAGGGCAAGAACTTTACCTAAAAAACTGCGCCACCTGCCATATCGGCATACCGCCAGCAGTTTTGCCCACCGAAACCTGGCGAGATATTCTCCAAGATGAACAGCACTATGGCAAAAAGCTGACCCCGTTAATAGACCCAGAACGACTGCTAGTTTGGGAATACCTGCGAACCTTTTCCCGGACGCAAACAGCAGAGGAAGAACGGACGCCCTATCGAATCGCTCAATCTCGCTATTTCAAAGCGCTCCATCCCAGAGTCAAACTACCCCAGCCCGTCACAATGGGGAGTTGCCTAAGCTGTCACTCCAAAGCGGATGGATACGATTTTCGCAGTCTCACCTCAGAATGGCAAAACGCCCCATGA
- a CDS encoding quinone-dependent dihydroorotate dehydrogenase produces the protein MDIYQLGLRPLLFDALKSDPEWLHQETIQFLSWLDRNAYRFPVSWVRNQLERSCAIADPRLEQKLWDSAPPSPQIWGEKGDEKVTPLLFKNPVGLAAGFDKNGKASGIWSSFGFGFAELGTVTLLAQPGNPRPRLFRLPMDKAALNRMGFNNDGAQVMSSKLEATWQGRPRLIPIGINLGKSKVTPLSDAASDYLGSFRLLKELGDYFVVNVSSPNTPGLRSLQDAAGLSAILSALQSENQGHKPILVKIAPDLEWDAIANLLEVALTHQVAGIIATNTTISREGLKTDVISQTGNPITEEAGGISGTPVRQRSTEVIRFIWRETKGQLPIIGVGGIFTAEDAWEKITAGASSIQVYTGWIYEGPWMVRRILEGLLQKLDERGLSNISEAVGLKE, from the coding sequence TTGGATATATATCAATTAGGTTTACGTCCTCTTTTATTTGATGCTTTAAAGAGCGATCCCGAATGGTTACATCAGGAAACCATTCAATTTTTAAGCTGGTTAGATCGTAATGCTTATCGCTTTCCCGTCAGCTGGGTGCGAAACCAACTAGAACGATCTTGTGCGATCGCAGATCCGCGTTTGGAACAAAAACTGTGGGACTCCGCCCCCCCATCCCCCCAAATCTGGGGGGAGAAGGGCGACGAAAAGGTTACGCCCTTACTCTTCAAAAACCCGGTAGGGTTAGCCGCTGGGTTTGATAAGAATGGTAAAGCTTCTGGCATTTGGTCTAGTTTTGGTTTTGGCTTTGCTGAACTGGGGACTGTAACTTTACTGGCCCAGCCTGGGAATCCCCGTCCCCGCTTGTTTCGCTTGCCAATGGATAAAGCAGCATTGAACCGCATGGGTTTTAACAACGACGGTGCCCAAGTCATGAGCAGCAAGCTAGAAGCGACTTGGCAGGGGCGTCCCCGACTGATTCCCATAGGAATTAATCTAGGTAAATCTAAGGTAACACCCTTATCTGACGCTGCATCTGATTATTTGGGAAGTTTTCGCCTGCTGAAAGAATTGGGTGACTACTTTGTAGTTAATGTCTCCTCACCAAATACCCCAGGTTTGCGATCGCTCCAAGACGCTGCTGGGCTAAGTGCGATTTTATCAGCTTTGCAGTCAGAAAATCAGGGACATAAGCCAATTCTAGTAAAGATTGCACCGGATCTGGAGTGGGATGCGATCGCAAATCTTCTCGAAGTAGCCTTGACGCATCAGGTAGCCGGAATTATTGCCACAAATACCACGATTAGCCGCGAAGGACTAAAAACTGACGTGATTTCCCAAACTGGTAACCCCATCACCGAAGAAGCTGGTGGAATTAGCGGTACGCCTGTCCGTCAGCGTTCGACTGAGGTAATTCGATTTATTTGGCGGGAAACTAAAGGGCAACTTCCTATTATTGGTGTGGGAGGTATTTTTACTGCTGAGGATGCGTGGGAGAAGATTACAGCTGGTGCGAGTTCGATCCAAGTTTACACTGGTTGGATTTATGAGGGGCCGTGGATGGTACGGCGGATTTTAGAGGGGTTGTTGCAGAAGTTAGATGAACGGGGTTTGTCTAATATTTCTGAGGCGGTTGGTTTAAAAGAGTAA
- the secA gene encoding preprotein translocase subunit SecA produces the protein MLKTLLGDPNARKLKQYKPFVADINVLEEIEALSDQELIGKTAAFKQRLAKAKTLTEEKELLDEILPEAFAVVREAGRRVLGMRHFDVQLLGGIILHKGQIAEMKTGEGKTLVATLPAYLNALSGKGVHIITVNDYLAKRDAEWMGQIHRFLGLSVGLIQSGMASPERQKNYQCDITYATNSEIGFDYLRDNMATSMSEVVQRPFNYCVIDEVDSILIDEARTPLIISGQVERPSEKYMRAAQVASALNKEDHYEVDEKARNVILSDEGFAEAEKLLEMNDLYDPNDPWAHYIFNAIKAKELFVCDVNYIVRNDEVVIVDEFTGRVLPGRRWSDGLHQAIEAKERVEIQPETQTLATITYQNLFLLYPKLAGMTGTAKTEEAEFEKIYKLEVTIIPTNRTTGRRDLSDVVYKTEQAKWQAIADECAQMHELGRPVLVGTTSVEKSEVLSSLLHQLKVPHNLLNAKPENVERESEIIAQAGRKGAVTIATNMAGRGTDIILGGNADYMARLKLREYFMPRIVQLDEEEFALKSVPGTESDRGGGVGFAPGKKVKTWKASPQIFPIELSRETEKMLKDAVEFAVGEYGERSLPELEAEDKVAVASEKAPSDDLAIQKLRSVYNLIKETYEHYTSSEHEEVVRLGGLHVIGTERHESRRIDNQLRGRAGRQGDPGSTKFFLSLQDSLLRIFGGDRVAGLMNAFKVEEDMPIESGMLTRSLEGAQKKVETYYYDIRKQVFEYDEVMNNQRRAIYAERRRVLEGQDLKEQVIKYAEKTMDDIVDAYVNPELPSEEWELGKLVGKVKEFVYLLADLEPNQLEDLSVGEIKAFLHEQVRIAYDLKEAQIEQIQPALMRQAERFFILQQIDTLWREHLQSMDALRESVGLRGYGQKDPLIEYKSEGYETFLEMMTAIRRNVVYSLFQFQPQM, from the coding sequence ATGCTAAAAACTTTGCTGGGCGATCCAAACGCTCGTAAACTCAAACAATACAAACCTTTCGTTGCCGACATCAACGTATTAGAAGAAATAGAAGCCCTTTCCGATCAAGAGCTAATCGGTAAGACAGCCGCATTCAAACAACGCCTCGCCAAAGCCAAAACCCTCACCGAAGAGAAAGAACTGCTGGATGAAATCCTCCCCGAAGCATTTGCCGTAGTCCGGGAAGCAGGTCGCCGCGTCTTGGGAATGAGACACTTTGACGTGCAGCTGTTGGGCGGAATCATCCTCCACAAAGGACAAATCGCCGAAATGAAAACCGGCGAGGGCAAAACGCTTGTAGCCACCCTCCCCGCCTACCTAAACGCCCTCAGCGGCAAAGGCGTACATATCATCACCGTCAACGATTACCTAGCCAAACGAGACGCCGAATGGATGGGGCAAATCCACCGCTTCCTGGGATTGAGCGTAGGGCTAATCCAATCCGGCATGGCCTCCCCAGAACGCCAGAAAAATTACCAGTGCGACATCACCTACGCCACAAACAGCGAAATCGGCTTCGACTACCTGCGGGACAACATGGCCACATCAATGTCAGAAGTGGTGCAGCGTCCCTTTAACTATTGCGTGATTGACGAAGTTGACTCAATCTTAATCGACGAAGCTCGCACCCCCCTGATTATCTCAGGACAGGTGGAACGACCCAGCGAAAAGTATATGCGTGCGGCACAAGTAGCATCAGCGTTGAACAAAGAAGACCATTATGAAGTAGACGAAAAAGCTCGTAACGTCATCTTGTCCGATGAAGGATTTGCCGAAGCCGAAAAACTCTTGGAAATGAACGACTTGTACGACCCCAACGACCCTTGGGCTCACTACATTTTTAACGCCATTAAAGCCAAGGAATTATTTGTATGCGACGTAAACTATATTGTCCGCAACGACGAAGTAGTAATTGTGGATGAATTTACGGGTCGCGTACTCCCAGGTCGGCGTTGGAGCGACGGATTGCATCAGGCTATAGAGGCGAAGGAAAGGGTTGAGATTCAACCGGAAACGCAGACTCTGGCTACTATTACTTATCAAAACCTTTTTCTGCTTTATCCCAAATTAGCTGGTATGACCGGCACCGCCAAGACAGAAGAAGCAGAATTTGAAAAGATTTACAAGCTGGAAGTCACCATTATCCCGACAAATCGGACTACAGGTCGGCGAGACTTGTCCGATGTAGTGTATAAAACAGAGCAGGCGAAATGGCAGGCTATAGCAGATGAATGTGCCCAAATGCACGAACTCGGTCGCCCAGTCCTCGTAGGTACTACCAGCGTCGAAAAATCGGAAGTTCTCAGTTCCTTATTGCACCAGCTAAAAGTTCCTCACAATCTCCTCAACGCCAAACCAGAAAATGTGGAGCGGGAGTCGGAAATCATCGCCCAAGCCGGACGCAAAGGCGCGGTGACGATCGCCACAAACATGGCTGGACGCGGCACGGATATCATCTTGGGCGGTAACGCCGACTACATGGCGCGGCTGAAATTGCGAGAATACTTCATGCCCCGGATCGTACAGTTAGATGAAGAAGAATTTGCACTCAAGAGCGTTCCTGGGACAGAATCCGACCGTGGTGGCGGCGTCGGCTTTGCACCCGGTAAAAAAGTGAAGACTTGGAAGGCGTCTCCACAAATTTTCCCGATCGAACTTTCTCGCGAAACCGAAAAAATGCTCAAAGACGCCGTAGAATTCGCCGTCGGCGAGTATGGAGAACGCAGTCTACCGGAACTAGAAGCCGAAGACAAAGTAGCAGTCGCCTCAGAAAAAGCCCCCTCCGACGACCTCGCCATCCAAAAGCTGAGGTCAGTTTACAACTTAATTAAAGAAACCTACGAACATTACACCAGCAGCGAACACGAAGAAGTAGTACGTTTAGGCGGTTTGCACGTCATTGGTACAGAAAGACACGAATCTCGCCGGATCGATAACCAGCTGCGGGGACGCGCCGGACGACAAGGAGACCCAGGTTCTACCAAATTCTTCTTGAGTTTGCAAGACAGCTTATTGCGGATCTTTGGGGGCGATCGCGTCGCCGGTTTGATGAACGCCTTTAAAGTAGAAGAAGATATGCCGATCGAATCCGGTATGCTCACCCGCTCTCTAGAAGGTGCCCAGAAAAAAGTAGAAACCTACTACTACGACATCCGCAAACAAGTATTTGAATACGACGAAGTGATGAACAATCAGCGTCGCGCCATCTATGCCGAACGCCGCCGCGTCCTGGAAGGTCAAGACTTAAAAGAACAAGTCATCAAATACGCCGAAAAAACGATGGACGACATCGTAGATGCCTACGTCAATCCAGAATTGCCTTCAGAAGAATGGGAATTGGGCAAACTCGTCGGCAAAGTGAAAGAATTTGTTTATTTGCTTGCCGATTTGGAACCAAATCAACTAGAAGATTTGTCGGTAGGGGAAATAAAAGCCTTCCTCCACGAGCAAGTAAGGATCGCCTACGACCTCAAAGAAGCCCAGATAGAACAAATACAACCAGCACTGATGCGTCAAGCCGAACGCTTTTTCATCTTGCAGCAAATCGACACCCTCTGGCGCGAACATTTGCAATCGATGGATGCCCTCCGGGAAAGCGTCGGTTTGCGCGGCTACGGCCAAAAAGACCCGCTGATTGAATATAAGAGCGAGGGATACGAAACCTTCCTGGAAATGATGACAGCAATTCGCCGCAACGTCGTCTATTCGTTGTTCCAGTTCCAACCCCAAATGTAA
- a CDS encoding AAA family ATPase translates to MRKPIELLTENLSRTIVGKADAIRLVIVALLSGGHALLEDVPGVGKTLLAKSLARSIDGRFQRIQCTPDLLPTDITGTNIWNQSTGQFEFLAGPVFANILLADEINRATPRTQSALLEVMEERQVTVDGVARLVPNPFFAIATQNPIEYQGTFPLPEAQMDRFTLCLTLGYPSEVEELQMLQRLGDGVTVDELQPCISPEDVLELRRLCARVKVEAPLQHYILNLVRSTREDEEIALGVSPRGTVALQKATQALAFLSGRDYAIPDDVKFLAPYVLSHRLIPSGGRKAKTIVERLLASVPIP, encoded by the coding sequence ATGAGAAAACCGATCGAGCTACTTACAGAAAATCTGAGTCGTACCATTGTCGGCAAAGCCGATGCCATCCGCTTGGTAATAGTAGCCCTCCTCTCTGGTGGACACGCCCTCCTCGAAGACGTGCCAGGAGTTGGCAAAACTTTACTGGCAAAATCTTTGGCCCGATCGATCGACGGACGATTTCAACGCATTCAATGCACCCCCGACCTACTTCCCACCGATATCACCGGCACCAATATCTGGAATCAAAGCACCGGCCAATTTGAATTTCTGGCTGGGCCAGTATTTGCTAACATTTTACTAGCAGACGAAATTAATCGCGCCACGCCCCGCACCCAATCCGCTTTGCTAGAAGTGATGGAAGAACGGCAGGTAACGGTGGATGGTGTAGCCCGCTTAGTTCCCAATCCGTTTTTTGCGATCGCCACCCAGAACCCGATCGAGTATCAAGGCACCTTCCCCCTGCCAGAAGCGCAGATGGATCGCTTTACCCTATGCCTGACACTTGGCTATCCAAGCGAAGTAGAAGAACTGCAAATGCTACAAAGGCTTGGTGATGGCGTCACCGTTGATGAGCTGCAACCGTGTATTTCTCCAGAGGATGTTTTAGAGTTACGGCGTCTGTGTGCGAGAGTGAAGGTGGAAGCGCCCTTGCAGCATTACATTCTCAATTTAGTGCGATCGACACGGGAAGATGAAGAAATTGCCCTCGGCGTTAGCCCACGCGGCACAGTCGCCTTACAAAAAGCCACTCAAGCCCTAGCTTTTCTTTCCGGTAGAGATTACGCTATTCCCGATGATGTCAAGTTTCTAGCGCCTTACGTACTTTCCCATCGCCTGATCCCATCAGGAGGACGGAAGGCGAAAACCATTGTAGAGCGTTTGCTTGCTAGCGTGCCAATTCCGTAG
- a CDS encoding GAF domain-containing protein: MSQQQKPNSDDKKLVSLGRVLQTLREEDNVDVLIETSLNYLQTEFDYSLIWIGFYDRLDHRILGKGGIAPGGDISFLKQRIFLGPGDLLEQVVIQLRPIGVPDLRQETRAGEWRKAAANFDIKGTLIFPIRYRDRCFGVVMLGSGIWGISPRSEEKARLSMLLGGLGASLNQIESDWNRSRTKRPDEPMFRMLERLQENGTVLQKLEMVVAEVHQFVSPTRTSVYWFERERRYFWRRMSNRATTGGFSEGSAKASGITVQESGGFYDALVADRMVSIGEAQSSLKADVTSRLLQRLGVRSLLASPICLGDELLGFLAVEGNEPRIWKEEEKSFVRGTSQLIALFSPIERMEATIEQTKEDQLLTTQIATAVTTQEDWQKTLKVCAERLTARLRVDRCLVLVFNSDEKRFEVCYQSQPVNRRPLGVALRGGEGEGGSRGGSEGTFFLPGLSDVDWQLLERSAEAVGVEDLSTDLRFVVWRDGFLEGGVRSLLACNTSLKRPLTGLLIVTGENPRSWTAAQREIFSLVSQQVGLVLNQWRLLEQNDVQQRGYDSLQLALSSMQGATSLSGMEGAALRSMLLMLEAPVAALVTWSGGDEDGRVVTEGATNSLFCIDSDFVVPIRSDELIQEALATDGFLVKDVTTLSSLSRNWISGSGIRKVLVMALRTSWDYAPTGVAVVVAGSVGGWRSSVLPMFGLLVSQLAWFRRYMMLTVSFGEDRQELQRLNWYKHRLIEDLYVKGSGVEKGSANALLSMPYARSSISHLLAKGLWNMGGDLLPTEDANTSLGDSSFSGQRDSIRLTSLLLRSLDRIDDRIKQKGIWTQVHDAGGENALIANFGNDVDILKVELVLYEVLMAACSRVKSGGRIDIWYRQFGKGNKSGIGRDLEEQYPMPNAQAPRGDRFIELSVTDDGVIDPQLIAELEELVPSDDLAPSTLAKPPGLHLRICQSILRRMGGDLNFYQMDDGRVLSRLLIPLKN, encoded by the coding sequence ATGAGTCAGCAGCAAAAACCGAATTCTGACGATAAAAAACTTGTTAGCTTGGGGCGTGTCCTCCAGACCCTGCGGGAAGAGGATAATGTCGATGTTTTGATTGAAACGAGCCTCAATTACCTCCAGACTGAATTTGACTACAGCCTAATCTGGATTGGTTTCTACGATCGCTTAGATCATCGCATTTTGGGCAAGGGGGGGATTGCGCCTGGTGGCGACATCAGCTTTTTGAAGCAGCGAATTTTCCTCGGTCCAGGGGATCTTCTGGAGCAGGTGGTGATTCAGTTAAGACCGATTGGGGTGCCGGATTTACGGCAAGAAACGCGAGCTGGGGAGTGGCGCAAGGCGGCGGCAAATTTCGATATTAAGGGAACGCTGATTTTTCCGATTCGGTATCGCGATCGCTGTTTTGGGGTGGTGATGCTGGGTTCGGGCATTTGGGGAATCTCGCCTCGTTCGGAGGAGAAGGCGCGACTCTCTATGCTTTTGGGAGGATTGGGGGCGTCTCTCAATCAAATTGAATCTGATTGGAACCGCTCCCGAACTAAGCGACCGGACGAGCCGATGTTCCGAATGCTGGAGCGGTTGCAGGAGAACGGGACTGTGTTGCAGAAGTTGGAGATGGTGGTGGCGGAGGTTCATCAATTTGTATCGCCAACGCGGACGAGCGTTTACTGGTTTGAGCGGGAGCGACGCTATTTCTGGCGGCGGATGAGTAACCGAGCTACTACTGGTGGTTTCTCTGAGGGGTCTGCTAAGGCTTCTGGGATTACGGTGCAGGAGTCTGGTGGCTTTTATGATGCTTTGGTGGCGGATCGGATGGTTTCGATCGGAGAAGCCCAAAGTTCTCTGAAGGCTGATGTTACGAGCAGGTTATTGCAGAGGTTGGGTGTGAGGAGTTTGCTGGCGTCTCCGATTTGCTTGGGGGATGAGTTGCTGGGATTTTTGGCGGTGGAGGGTAATGAACCCCGGATTTGGAAGGAGGAGGAGAAGAGTTTTGTCCGGGGTACGTCTCAGTTAATTGCTTTGTTTTCCCCTATTGAACGGATGGAGGCGACTATTGAGCAAACCAAGGAAGACCAGTTGCTGACAACTCAGATAGCAACGGCTGTTACGACTCAGGAGGATTGGCAAAAAACTTTAAAGGTTTGTGCGGAACGGCTGACGGCTCGGCTGCGGGTGGATCGGTGTTTGGTGCTGGTTTTCAATTCTGATGAAAAACGATTTGAGGTTTGTTATCAGAGCCAGCCGGTAAATCGGCGACCTTTAGGTGTGGCGCTCAGGGGGGGAGAGGGGGAAGGGGGGTCTAGAGGGGGGTCGGAAGGTACTTTTTTCCTGCCGGGATTGAGTGATGTGGATTGGCAATTGCTGGAACGGAGTGCTGAGGCGGTGGGTGTTGAGGATTTGTCAACGGATTTGAGGTTTGTTGTTTGGCGCGATGGGTTTTTGGAGGGGGGGGTGCGATCGCTTTTGGCGTGCAATACGAGTTTAAAACGCCCGCTCACAGGACTCCTAATCGTGACTGGCGAAAATCCGCGTTCTTGGACTGCGGCCCAGCGAGAAATTTTCTCTTTGGTGAGCCAACAGGTGGGTCTGGTGCTTAACCAGTGGCGATTGCTGGAACAAAATGATGTCCAACAAAGGGGTTACGATTCTCTGCAATTGGCTTTGAGTTCTATGCAGGGTGCTACAAGTCTCTCTGGGATGGAGGGGGCGGCTTTGCGATCGATGCTTTTGATGCTGGAAGCTCCGGTTGCTGCTTTGGTTACTTGGTCTGGGGGAGATGAGGACGGTCGTGTGGTGACTGAGGGGGCGACTAATTCTCTTTTTTGCATCGATTCAGATTTTGTTGTTCCGATACGCAGCGATGAGTTAATTCAAGAGGCGCTTGCTACTGATGGCTTTTTGGTTAAGGATGTGACAACTCTATCTTCTCTTAGCCGAAACTGGATTTCTGGTTCTGGCATTAGGAAGGTTCTGGTTATGGCTTTGCGGACTTCGTGGGATTATGCTCCGACGGGGGTGGCTGTGGTGGTGGCGGGGTCGGTGGGTGGTTGGCGATCGAGTGTTTTGCCGATGTTTGGTTTGTTGGTTTCTCAGTTGGCTTGGTTTCGTCGGTATATGATGCTGACCGTTTCTTTTGGGGAGGATCGGCAGGAGTTGCAACGTTTAAATTGGTACAAGCATCGTTTAATAGAAGATTTATATGTTAAAGGTTCGGGGGTGGAGAAGGGTTCGGCGAATGCTCTATTGTCTATGCCTTATGCGAGGAGTTCTATTTCTCATCTGCTAGCGAAGGGGTTGTGGAATATGGGAGGCGATTTGCTCCCGACGGAGGACGCAAATACAAGTCTAGGAGATTCTTCTTTTTCAGGCCAGCGAGATTCCATTAGGTTAACGAGTTTGCTGTTGCGATCGCTCGATCGGATTGATGACCGGATCAAACAAAAGGGAATCTGGACTCAGGTACACGATGCTGGCGGTGAGAATGCGCTGATCGCTAATTTTGGCAATGATGTAGATATTCTCAAGGTGGAGTTGGTGCTTTATGAGGTGTTGATGGCTGCGTGCTCTAGGGTTAAGAGTGGCGGACGGATCGATATTTGGTATCGCCAATTCGGGAAGGGAAATAAATCTGGCATTGGGCGCGATCTTGAGGAACAATACCCAATGCCAAATGCCCAAGCTCCAAGGGGCGATCGCTTTATAGAACTGTCCGTTACAGACGATGGAGTTATTGACCCCCAACTGATTGCGGAGCTTGAAGAGCTAGTACCTTCCGACGATCTGGCTCCTTCCACTCTAGCGAAACCCCCAGGACTGCACTTGCGGATTTGTCAATCTATTCTCAGACGGATGGGAGGCGACCTTAATTTCTACCAAATGGATGACGGTCGCGTTCTCAGTCGCCTGTTAATTCCTCTGAAGAACTAA
- a CDS encoding Rho termination factor yields MGKFDDIGKLMHLPLDSIQSEGQSSELEFIINAAAEAVLQAGGRNWVPVIVKENGDYQYKVVSNHFIYAVAQKAELDRVWCIVIEPDDQSIKQAKILAREVTPKVNLTTASRDTILAALRYLIAEPGSALKGADVMVAANRIAAADRETWSSFNPITTLKCGITKGKKLDAIAKVFFLSAPKPSTPPPPAPEVISIKRASREDFLSRLSYLSNYKIGGFETVDPENAADAIFTASKGKWKSLNPISKLECGIDTAKIKTLKTVFSL; encoded by the coding sequence ATGGGTAAGTTTGATGACATTGGTAAGCTGATGCACTTACCACTAGATAGTATTCAATCTGAGGGTCAATCTTCTGAATTAGAGTTTATTATCAATGCAGCAGCGGAAGCTGTTTTGCAAGCTGGTGGACGTAATTGGGTTCCTGTAATTGTTAAAGAAAATGGTGATTATCAATATAAAGTAGTTAGCAACCACTTTATATATGCAGTTGCTCAAAAAGCTGAATTAGATCGAGTCTGGTGCATTGTGATTGAACCTGATGACCAAAGCATCAAGCAGGCAAAGATTCTCGCGCGAGAAGTTACTCCTAAAGTAAATTTGACTACAGCATCAAGAGACACTATTCTAGCTGCACTCAGATATTTAATTGCAGAACCAGGTAGTGCATTGAAGGGAGCGGATGTCATGGTAGCTGCTAATCGAATTGCAGCAGCTGACAGGGAAACTTGGTCGAGTTTTAACCCTATCACTACCTTGAAATGTGGCATTACTAAGGGTAAAAAATTAGATGCTATTGCTAAAGTATTTTTCTTGTCAGCACCGAAACCGTCTACGCCACCTCCACCAGCACCCGAAGTAATTAGTATTAAACGGGCATCAAGAGAAGATTTTCTTAGCCGTCTTAGCTATTTATCGAATTACAAAATAGGCGGCTTTGAAACAGTTGACCCAGAGAATGCAGCAGACGCTATCTTCACAGCTAGTAAAGGTAAATGGAAAAGTTTAAACCCTATTTCTAAACTCGAATGTGGGATTGATACGGCCAAAATAAAAACTCTAAAAACAGTGTTTAGTCTATAA
- a CDS encoding bifunctional riboflavin kinase/FAD synthetase: protein MRVTSSLKTVLTPTAVALGNFDGVHRGHQQVVKPVLPESVVAPIAPAFPPEGNLWRSDNKLLDNTFSENWDCTDKESVSGRPYATVVTFNPHPQEFFTGKTRFLLTPPNEKVRQLSFLGVEQLVMLPFDREMAALSPQEFVEKILVQQLAAVRVSVGEDFCFGHRRSGTSDDLLFIAAKYDVEVIIVPIHNSEGERISSSIIRQALQFGEIERANQLLGRSYTLTGSVVKGQQLGRTLGFPTANLQLPSEKLLPHFGVYAVRVFIEEATGDWEQGTEEQKSVRAGECPSERAGENVHNNSPHSPSPPIQGVMNIGCRPTVNGNSPTVEVHLLDWSGDLYGKTLTVSLEKFLRPEQKFASLDALKLQIEADSATARSVLIGNFRF, encoded by the coding sequence GTGCGGGTTACCTCATCGCTAAAAACTGTTCTAACTCCAACTGCTGTTGCCCTGGGAAACTTTGATGGCGTACATCGAGGGCACCAACAGGTTGTCAAACCCGTATTGCCAGAATCTGTAGTTGCTCCAATAGCTCCGGCGTTTCCACCAGAAGGAAATCTTTGGCGGTCGGATAACAAGCTTCTGGATAATACTTTCAGTGAAAACTGGGATTGCACTGACAAGGAGAGTGTCAGCGGACGCCCTTATGCAACCGTTGTCACCTTTAATCCCCATCCTCAAGAGTTTTTCACGGGGAAAACTCGATTTTTGCTGACACCCCCCAATGAAAAGGTTCGCCAGCTGAGCTTTCTGGGTGTCGAGCAGTTGGTCATGCTGCCATTCGATCGCGAAATGGCCGCTCTAAGTCCGCAAGAATTTGTAGAAAAAATTCTCGTGCAGCAACTAGCGGCTGTGCGGGTGAGTGTGGGAGAGGATTTTTGTTTTGGACATCGGCGATCTGGGACATCTGACGATTTGCTCTTCATCGCCGCCAAGTATGATGTGGAAGTAATTATCGTGCCAATTCATAATTCCGAAGGCGAAAGGATTAGCAGTTCGATTATCCGCCAAGCCCTCCAGTTTGGAGAGATTGAGCGGGCGAATCAGCTGCTGGGTCGGTCTTACACCCTCACAGGTTCGGTAGTGAAAGGTCAGCAGCTGGGCAGAACTCTGGGATTTCCTACCGCCAACCTGCAACTGCCCAGCGAAAAGTTATTACCCCATTTTGGTGTCTATGCTGTGCGAGTCTTTATTGAAGAGGCGACTGGGGACTGGGAACAAGGAACAGAGGAGCAGAAGAGTGTCCGAGCGGGAGAGTGTCCGAGCGAGAGAGCGGGAGAAAATGTACATAATAATTCCCCCCACTCCCCCTCACCCCCAATCCAGGGCGTCATGAATATTGGCTGCCGCCCGACCGTAAATGGCAACAGTCCAACAGTTGAGGTTCACCTGTTAGACTGGTCTGGAGATTTGTATGGGAAAACCTTAACGGTAAGCCTAGAAAAGTTCCTGCGGCCAGAACAAAAATTTGCTTCCCTAGACGCGCTAAAACTACAAATTGAAGCCGACAGCGCCACCGCTCGATCGGTACTAATAGGTAATTTTAGATTTTAG